A window of Cryptomeria japonica chromosome 3, Sugi_1.0, whole genome shotgun sequence contains these coding sequences:
- the LOC131074402 gene encoding carbamoyl-phosphate synthase large chain, chloroplastic yields MAASSLFGSSSSSTSKLSKKLDIFPPALRFESHRLFRSSVRLPCRKPAIGFSSYSKCKRRIRNDVNCSAKTKEQNGPVERSENNGKHKSGKRTDLKKILILGAGPIVIGQACEFDYSGTQACKALKEEGYEVILLNSNPATIMTDPDMADKTYITPMTPELVEQVLEKERPDAILPTMGGQTALNLAVALAERGALEKYGVELIGAKLEAIKKSEDRDLFKKAMEKIGVKSPPSQIGISMEQCLKIAEEIGEYPLIIRPAYTLGGTGGGIAYNKEEFETICKAGLAASITSQVLVEKSLLGWKEYELEVMRDLADNVVIICSIENIDPMGVHTGDSITVAPAQTLTDKEYQRLRDYAVAIIREIGVECGGSNVQFAVNPEDGEVMVIEMNPRVSRSSALASKATGFPIAKMAAMLSVGYTLDQIPNDITKKTPASFEPSIDYVVTKIPRFAFEKFPGSQPILTTQMKSVGEAMALGRTFQESFQKALRSLETGHSGWGCEWLKELDWDWEQLKYSLRVPGPERMYALYVAMKRGMSVDEIHALCYMDKWFLSQFRELLDFEEFLSNTKVAELSKHDFYEVKRRGFSDKQIAYATNSSEKDVRVRRLSLGVHPAYKRVDTCAAEFEANTPYMYSSYDDECEAAPSIKKKVLILGGGPNRIGQGIEFDYCCCHASYALQDAGYETIMMNSNPETVSTDYDTSDRLYFEPLTIEDVLNVIDLERPDGIIVQFGGQTPLKLALPIQDYLDEFKPMSASGEGPVRIWGTSPDSIDAAEDRERFNAVLNQLKIKQPQGGIAKSDEDALAIAENIGYPVVVRPSYVLGGRAMEIVYSDDKLKQYLVTAVQVDPERPVLIDKYLIDACEIDIDSLSDFEGNVVVGGIMEHIEQAGIHSGDSACSLPTKTVSPECLTIIRSWTYKLAKQLKVCGLMNCQYAITPTGEVYLLEANPRASRTVPFVSKSIGHPLAKYAALVMSGKSLQDIGFTQEIITRHVSVKEAVIPFEKFQGCDVVLGPEMRSTGEVMGIDFEFAMAFAKAQIASNQILPLTGTVFLSFNDLTKSSLPIVAKGFIDLGFKILSTSGTAKFLEMQGIPVERVLKLHEGRPHAGDMITNGQVQLAIITSSGDALDQIDGRQIRRMALSYKIPIITTVAGALATAEAIKSMKQTQIKMIPLQDFFNAQKSEGTTQERQKASIL; encoded by the exons ATGGCTGCCTCTTCattgtttggttcttcttcttcgtCAACTTCAAAGCTATCAAAGAAGCTCGATATTTTTCCTCCTGCCCTCCGTTTCGAATCCCATCGCCTCTTTCGATCTTCTGTGCGTTTACCCTGCAGAAAACCCGCAATCGGGTTTTCCAGTTACAGCAAATGCAAGAGAAGAATCCGCAATGATGTAAATTGTTCTGCAAAAACAAAGGAGCAGAATGGACCCGTAGAGAGGTCTGAGAATAATGGTAAGCATAAAAGTGGTAAGCGCACTGATTTGAAAAAAATACTTATTTTGGGCGCAGGCCCTATTGTCATAGGGCAAGCCTGTGAATTTGATTACTCTGGAACACAGGCCTGCAAGGCCTTGAAGGAAGAAGGCTATGAAGTTATATTGCTTAACTCCAATCCTGCCACTATCATGACTGATCCTGATATGGCAGATAAAACATACATTACCCCGATGACACCTGAATTAGTCGAGCAGGTTTTAGAGAAGGAGAGGCCTGATGCAATTCTGCCAACTATGGGGGGCCAAACAGCGCTAAATCTGGCGGTTGCTTTGGCCGAGAGGGGAGCTCTGGAGAAATACGGGGTGGAGCTCATTGGGGCAAAGTTGGAGGCTATTAAGAAGTCTGAGGATAGGGATTTGTTCAAGAAGGCAATGGAGAAAATCGGGGTGAAGTCTCCTCCCTCCCAGATCGGGATAAGTATGGAGCAGTGTTTGAAGATTGCCGAAGAAATTGGAGAATACCCACTTATCATCAGGCCCGCTTACACATTGGGTGGCACTGGAGGTGGCATTGCTTACAACAAGGAAGAGTTTGAGACCATCTGTAAGGCTGGATTGGCTGCCAGCATTACTTCTCAA gTCTTGGTGGAAAAATCTCTGCTGGGCTGGAAGGAATATGAACTTGAGGTTATGAGGGACTTGGCTGACAATGTTGTGATCATTTGCTCAATAGAGAATATTGATCCCATGGGTGTTCACACAGGGGATTCCATTACTGTGGCCCCAGCACAGACTCTGACAGATAAGGAATATCAACGTCTTAGAGATTATGCTGTGGCAATAATCAGAGAAATTGGTGTGGAATGTGGAGGTTCTAATGTTCAGTTTGCTGTGAATCCAGAGGATGGTGAGGTCATGGTGATAGAGATGAATCCACGGGTGTCAAGGTCATCTGCGTTGGCATCCAAAGCAACTGGGTTTCCTATAGCTAAGATGGCGGCCATGTTGTCTGTGGGATATACATTGGATCAGATTCCCAATGATATCACTAAGAAAACTCCTGCCAGTTTTGAGCCCTCTATTGACTATGTGGTCACTAAG ATTCCTCGCTTTGCCTTTGAGAAGTTTCCAGGCTCACAACCAATTCTTACAACTCAAATGAAATCTGTGGGAGAAGCTATGGCTTTGGGCCGTACATTCCAAGAATCATTTCAGAAAGCTCTTCGGTCATTAGAAACTGGTCATTCTGGATGGGGTTGTGAATGGCTGAAGGAGCTGGATTGGGATTGGGAACAACTTAAGTATAGTCTAAGAGTTCCTGGTCCAGAGAGGATGTACGCACTCTATGTGGCCATGAAAAGAGGTATGAGTGTTGATGAAATTCATGCCCTTTGCTATATGGACAAATGGTTCCTATCACAGTTTCGGGAGCTTCTAGATTTTGAAGAGTTCCTCTCTAACACAAAAGTAGCAGAGCTTAGTAAACATGACTTTTATGAAGTGAAGAGGAGGGGATTTAGTGATAAGCAGATAGCATATGCAACTAATTCATCTGAAAAAGATGTCCGGGTCCGCCGCTTGTCTTTGGGTGTACATCCAGCCTATAAAAGAGTGGATACTTGTGCAGCTGAGTTTGAGGCCAATACACCATATATGTATTCATCCTATGATGATGAATGCGAAGCTGCACCAAGCATAAAGAAGAAGGTCTTGATTCTTGGAGGAGGACCCAATCGTATTGGTCAGGGCATTGAATTTGATTATTGTTGTTGTCATGCATCGTATGCGCTACAG GATGCAGGATATGAAACCATTATGATGAACTCAAACCCTGAGACTGTCTCTACAGATTATGATACCAGTGATAGGCTGTACTTTGAACCGCTTACAATAGAGGATGTCTTGAATGTTATTGATTTAGAAAGGCCCGATGGCATAATTGTACAGTTTGGTGGACAAACTCCATTGAAACTCGCTCTGCCCATACAGGATTACCTTGATGAATTTAAGCCCATGTCTGCTTCTGGGGAAGGGCCTGTGCGTATTTGGGGGACATCTCCTGATTCAATAGATGCTGCAGAAGATAGGGAAAGGTTCAATGCAGTATTGAATCAGCTAAAAATCAAGCAACCGCAAGGAGGTatagctaaaagtgatgaagatgcTTTGGCCATAGCAGAAAACATTGGATACCCTGTGGTTGTCAGACCATCTTATGTTTTAGGTGGCCGTGCAATGGAAATTGTCTACAGTGATGACAAATTGAAGCAATACTTGGTAACTGCAGTTCAAGTAGACCCAGAAAGACCAGTACTTATTGACAAGTATCTCATAGATGCTTGTGAAATTGATATAGATTCTTTGTCAGATTTTGAAGGTAATGTGGTTGTTGGTGGTATCATGGAGCACATCGAACAAGCTGGGATACACTCTGGAGATTCAGCTTGTTCTCTTCCAACAAAAACAGTCTCACCTGAATGCTTAACAATCATTAGATCATGGACATATAAGCTGGCTAAGCAACTTAAGGTTTGCGGATTAATGAATTGTCAATATGCAATAACTCCTACTGGTGAAGTATACCTCCTTGAAGCAAATCCTAGGGCATCCCGAACAGTCCCTTTTGTCAGCAAGTCTATTGGTCATCCTTTAGCAAAGTATGCTGCCCTTGTAATGTCAGGAAAGTCTCTGCAGGACATTGGTTTTACACAGGAAATTATTACACGTCATGTGTCTGTCAAAGAAGCAGTAATTCCATTTGAAAAGTTTCAAGGCTGTGATGTAGTGCTTGGCCCTGAAATGAGAAGCACAGGAGAAGTGATGGGAATAGATTTTGAATTTGCAATGGCGTTTGCAAAGGCACAAATTGCTTCCAATCAAATATTGCCCCTTACAGGGACCGTGTTCTTAAGTTTTAATGATTTAACAAAATCAAGTCTTCCCATAGTTGCAAAAGGTTTTATTGATCTTGGATTCAAGATACTCTCAACCAGTGGCACAGCAAAATTCTTGGAAATGCAAGGAATTCCTGTGGAGAGAGTTTTGAAACTCCATGAAGGGCGTCCTCATGCAGGTGACATGATCACCAATGGTCAGGTCCAATTAGCAATTATTACTAGTTCTGGGGATGCACTGGATCAAATTGATGGGAGGCAGATTAGAAGAATGGCATTGTCATACAAAATACCCATCATAACAACAGTTGCTGGGGCATTAGCTACTGCTGAGGCTATTAAGAGCATGAAGCAGACTCAAATAAAGATGATTCCATTGCAAGACTTCTTCAATGCTCAGAAATCAGAGGGGACCACTCAAGAACGGCAAAAAGCTTCAATTCTTTGA